A region of Anaeromicrobium sediminis DNA encodes the following proteins:
- a CDS encoding MarR family winged helix-turn-helix transcriptional regulator has translation MNEQLINKLISNIVHFYPLFQKEFLDLRIDNNVKEISPLLFRILDEIHIEGNTTVSTLSKRLSISMPNTSRSVNTLIKLGYVDKRQDEVDKRIIHLYLTMKGLDLVENSILEAEKKIFTKFNVLDEKEIKELSDSFYLIRNLLIKARDLNENSKGGL, from the coding sequence ATGAATGAACAATTGATAAATAAATTAATCTCAAATATTGTACATTTTTATCCTTTATTCCAAAAAGAATTCTTGGATTTAAGGATTGATAATAATGTTAAAGAAATAAGCCCATTACTCTTTAGAATCTTAGATGAGATTCATATTGAAGGAAATACCACTGTTTCCACTTTAAGTAAACGGCTGTCTATTTCCATGCCAAATACTAGTAGAAGCGTAAATACCCTAATCAAACTTGGGTATGTAGATAAAAGACAAGATGAAGTTGATAAAAGAATTATTCATTTATACCTAACAATGAAGGGTCTAGATTTAGTTGAAAATTCTATTCTTGAGGCTGAAAAAAAGATTTTTACCAAATTTAATGTACTAGATGAAAAAGAAATAAAAGAGCTTTCAGATTCGTTCTATTTAATAAGAAACCTACTTATTAAAGCAAGAGATTTAAATGAAAATTCAAAAGGAGGACTATAA
- a CDS encoding MerR family transcriptional regulator, with protein sequence MKKKYRIGEIAKIKNIDAQTLRYYDKMDILSPEIVDEQNSYRYYSLEQFIEVDRIKFYKMLGLSLEEVKKFKEMHHLDEALKTLKSQKEQFENKIMKMQAVAKKLESIIETIEETSIRYETIENQIEIKSCNPIYGVIGDCQTVNDWYEFETKLLELTERYPNYSEVGHNHGISFIYNEKYLHCTKTEYLEKVIMPTDEEFIKDLNVQEYSLGKCIIAYHEGPYSNMEDTFSRIREYINKKQLQIRGDIIKTSIISSFIVNNENEYLVEIKVPIISDEVMDMKSI encoded by the coding sequence ATGAAGAAAAAATATAGAATAGGGGAAATCGCTAAGATTAAAAATATTGATGCTCAAACCCTAAGATATTACGATAAAATGGACATATTATCGCCCGAAATAGTTGATGAGCAAAATTCTTATAGATATTATTCACTAGAACAATTTATTGAGGTCGATCGAATAAAGTTTTATAAAATGTTAGGATTATCTTTGGAAGAAGTAAAAAAATTTAAAGAAATGCATCATTTAGATGAGGCATTAAAAACCCTTAAATCCCAAAAAGAACAGTTTGAAAATAAAATAATGAAAATGCAAGCTGTGGCAAAAAAACTTGAGTCTATTATTGAAACAATAGAAGAAACAAGTATACGCTATGAAACAATTGAAAACCAAATAGAGATTAAAAGTTGCAATCCAATTTATGGTGTTATTGGTGATTGTCAAACAGTCAATGATTGGTATGAATTTGAAACTAAATTACTTGAACTAACAGAGCGTTATCCTAACTATTCTGAAGTTGGACATAATCATGGTATTTCATTTATATATAATGAAAAATATTTACATTGTACTAAAACTGAATACCTGGAAAAAGTAATAATGCCTACAGATGAGGAATTTATTAAGGATTTAAATGTTCAGGAGTATTCACTTGGAAAGTGTATTATAGCCTACCACGAAGGTCCATATTCCAATATGGAAGATACTTTTTCAAGAATAAGAGAATATATTAATAAGAAACAATTACAGATAAGGGGAGATATTATTAAAACATCAATTATTAGTAGCTTTATAGTGAATAATGAAAATGAGTATTTGGTAGAAATAAAAGTACCTATAATCAGTGATGAAGTTATGGATATGAAGAGTATTTAA
- a CDS encoding ArsR/SmtB family transcription factor, whose translation MHLEACCKGNEDKAIKEIIENMPEEDTLYSLSEFLKIFGDQTRVKLIYVLFKRELCVGTIANLLNMSQSSVSHQLRVLRNHRLVKMRKEGRLSYYSLDDEHVEGIYQMGLDHILEKRGK comes from the coding sequence TTGCATTTAGAAGCTTGCTGTAAAGGAAATGAAGATAAAGCTATTAAAGAAATTATTGAAAATATGCCAGAGGAAGATACATTGTACTCTTTATCTGAGTTCTTAAAAATATTTGGAGATCAGACAAGAGTCAAGTTGATCTACGTCCTATTTAAAAGGGAGTTATGTGTTGGGACCATAGCAAATCTATTAAATATGAGTCAATCATCCGTATCTCATCAGCTACGAGTTCTTAGAAATCATAGATTAGTAAAGATGAGAAAAGAAGGAAGGTTGTCATATTACTCTTTAGATGATGAACATGTAGAGGGAATTTACCAAATGGGGTTAGACCACATTTTAGAAAAAAGGGGGAAATAG
- a CDS encoding S-layer homology domain-containing protein: MNGKKIITLLLVILIGLPINVSARHKDEASSWHYGNVSNWAKPALVSAVTKDIATDESLFVDCARNITGKEFAILVVNLHESLTESKIKPASKGNFPDADVNLRKAYTLKIINGVGEEKFEPNASVTREQMAVIIYNEIKLILKRLNIAINYSDGVPTLNFADKANVSPWAVDEVDYMFDNKIITGDGTNFNPKGNVSVEQAVAILNRVYDKYKPEFEAGGKSKEEAKAALEASITEKFTVGDMVSFNFGYYDDAKMDSYGDGYVFHLDGVNSNTGRKEGKLVLDNDMNEQHNWYTDVDMETYVFLDKKSSYSDAGIMLRVNAMEVGNNRHNGYYACIEDNGDIRFGVYVMSEGWKELQYFHTNVDPTIPNKLRVKAVGSSFTIYLNDREIGTVSDSTYSAGKVGLRTWNGDAYYYGTVVKDLD; this comes from the coding sequence GTGAATGGAAAAAAAATTATAACATTGTTACTTGTAATTCTAATAGGATTACCTATAAACGTAAGCGCTAGACATAAAGACGAAGCATCCAGTTGGCATTATGGAAACGTAAGTAATTGGGCAAAACCTGCCCTGGTTTCTGCTGTTACAAAAGACATTGCTACAGATGAGAGCCTTTTTGTAGATTGTGCTAGAAATATTACAGGGAAAGAATTTGCAATTCTAGTAGTGAATCTGCATGAATCTTTAACAGAAAGTAAAATCAAACCTGCATCTAAAGGTAACTTTCCCGATGCTGATGTGAATTTACGAAAAGCATATACTCTTAAAATTATCAATGGTGTAGGAGAAGAAAAATTTGAACCCAATGCTTCTGTTACGCGAGAGCAAATGGCCGTTATCATATATAATGAAATAAAACTCATACTTAAAAGACTAAATATAGCTATTAATTATAGTGATGGAGTTCCTACTCTTAATTTTGCAGATAAGGCAAATGTTTCTCCTTGGGCTGTTGATGAAGTAGATTATATGTTTGATAATAAAATTATTACAGGTGATGGAACAAATTTCAATCCGAAGGGTAATGTTTCTGTTGAGCAAGCAGTAGCAATATTAAATAGAGTATATGATAAGTATAAGCCTGAGTTTGAGGCAGGTGGAAAATCTAAAGAAGAGGCAAAAGCAGCCCTAGAAGCAAGCATCACAGAAAAGTTTACTGTAGGTGATATGGTATCTTTTAACTTCGGATATTATGATGATGCTAAAATGGATTCCTATGGAGATGGATATGTTTTTCATTTAGACGGAGTTAACAGCAACACGGGTCGAAAAGAAGGTAAATTAGTTCTTGATAATGATATGAATGAACAGCATAATTGGTATACAGATGTTGACATGGAAACTTATGTATTTCTTGATAAAAAAAGTTCCTATTCTGATGCAGGCATAATGTTGAGAGTAAATGCAATGGAAGTTGGAAATAATAGACACAATGGATATTATGCATGTATTGAAGATAATGGAGATATTCGTTTTGGAGTATATGTTATGAGTGAAGGTTGGAAAGAACTACAATATTTTCATACCAATGTAGATCCAACAATTCCAAATAAATTACGTGTTAAAGCTGTAGGATCAAGTTTCACTATTTATTTAAATGATAGAGAAATTGGTACTGTAAGTGATAGTACATATTCTGCTGGTAAAGTTGGACTTAGAACTTGGAACGGAGATGCTTATTACTATGGTACTGTAGTTAAAGATTTAGATTAA
- a CDS encoding YwaF family protein, whose protein sequence is MNLFWKLFWTSTDRQGSFSLYSMEHVLALSIILGIIIFLFIHREKLKENHTRIKVGRIIASILFVQTFFLHFWFFQSGTFTLQESLPLYLCRITTILCIFMILKEDFSFFEIVYFWGLGGASQALLTPDTGGFLFPHWIYIQFFISHGGILISIFFMMIAYEYKPNFKSLKKTFKWSFIYLFIVWNINYFVNGNYSYLRNKPLTPTILDYLPAFPYYIPFMVMGMFFVFFILYIPFFVLGMKEKNLQKSINI, encoded by the coding sequence ATGAATTTATTTTGGAAATTGTTTTGGACATCAACGGATAGACAAGGTTCTTTTAGTTTATATTCAATGGAACATGTACTTGCTTTGAGTATTATTTTAGGAATAATTATTTTTCTATTTATTCATAGAGAAAAATTGAAAGAAAATCATACTAGAATAAAAGTTGGACGAATCATAGCATCCATCTTATTTGTTCAAACTTTTTTTCTACATTTTTGGTTTTTTCAAAGTGGAACTTTTACACTTCAAGAATCTCTCCCTCTATACCTATGTAGAATAACTACTATATTATGTATTTTCATGATACTAAAAGAAGACTTTTCATTTTTTGAAATTGTTTATTTTTGGGGATTGGGGGGAGCATCTCAGGCGCTTTTAACTCCTGATACAGGTGGTTTTTTATTTCCTCATTGGATATATATTCAATTTTTTATTAGTCATGGAGGTATATTAATCTCAATATTTTTCATGATGATAGCTTATGAATATAAACCAAATTTTAAATCCTTAAAGAAAACATTTAAGTGGAGTTTTATCTACTTGTTCATTGTGTGGAATATTAATTATTTTGTTAATGGAAATTACTCTTATTTACGAAATAAACCATTAACCCCAACAATACTTGACTATTTGCCAGCCTTCCCTTATTATATTCCATTTATGGTAATGGGCATGTTTTTCGTTTTCTTTATTCTATATATTCCATTCTTTGTATTAGGTATGAAAGAAAAGAACCTACAGAAAAGTATCAATATATAA
- a CDS encoding YgjV family protein produces MSINWFEWLGYLASLIVLISLLMSSILKLRWINLVGSGLFALYGFLIGALPVGFMNLGIAAINIYYLIKIYRSKEYFKMLPIEGDSKYFSYFLDFHKKGLEEYAGTSQFHISNSDVNFYILRNMVPAGIFIGSKYDENTLKVDLDFVIPEYRDFKIGSYIYENRKEYFLDKGYSKFISFSSKDEHIKYLKKMGFEEKEGKGKKCFVKSII; encoded by the coding sequence ATGAGTATTAATTGGTTTGAATGGTTAGGTTATTTAGCTTCTCTCATTGTACTAATATCCCTATTAATGAGTTCTATCCTAAAACTTCGATGGATTAATTTAGTAGGATCTGGTTTATTTGCTCTATATGGATTTTTAATTGGCGCATTGCCAGTAGGATTTATGAATCTAGGTATTGCTGCTATTAACATATACTACCTTATAAAGATATATAGATCAAAGGAATACTTTAAGATGCTTCCCATTGAAGGGGATTCTAAGTATTTCAGCTACTTCTTAGATTTTCATAAAAAGGGACTAGAAGAGTATGCTGGTACATCTCAGTTTCATATTAGCAACTCAGATGTAAATTTTTATATTTTAAGAAATATGGTACCAGCGGGAATTTTTATAGGCTCTAAATATGATGAGAATACTCTAAAGGTAGATCTTGATTTTGTTATACCAGAATATAGGGATTTTAAAATAGGAAGCTACATTTACGAAAATAGAAAGGAATATTTCCTAGATAAAGGCTACTCTAAGTTTATAAGTTTTTCATCAAAGGATGAACATATTAAATACCTTAAAAAAATGGGATTTGAAGAAAAAGAAGGAAAAGGCAAAAAATGTTTTGTAAAATCAATAATTTAG
- a CDS encoding aromatic acid exporter family protein, producing MKNLFYRGTKVAIGFILSIFIADFFGLKYSPSAGMICMISILDTRLQTYVVGIKRLITSIAAIILATILFQVGGHNLTVLGIFLIIFIPILTIFKVTEGLTVSTVLVSHIYNIQSLSLDIMLNEIGLLLTGVIVALGMNLHIPNKEKEIRDIQLEVEELIKTILHNMKLQLLNQCSIEEQEDSLERLDRIISKGFDHAINFNNNFILKDNSYFIKYFQMRRKQYEILVNMEKHFEKMFITVDKAKLLSEFTENLANELNECNTGEHLLVKADFIKKHYQDTELPKTREEFENRAVLYQYFNDLVYFIEIKSKFMMANLEIKYCNIV from the coding sequence TTGAAAAATTTATTTTATAGAGGTACAAAGGTAGCCATAGGTTTTATACTATCCATATTTATAGCAGATTTCTTTGGTCTAAAGTATAGTCCCTCAGCTGGAATGATATGTATGATTAGTATTTTAGATACAAGACTTCAAACATATGTCGTAGGTATAAAGAGGCTTATAACATCTATAGCTGCAATAATTCTAGCCACTATTTTATTTCAAGTGGGTGGTCATAATTTAACTGTACTTGGTATTTTTTTGATTATATTTATACCAATATTAACAATCTTCAAAGTTACAGAAGGGCTGACAGTTAGTACAGTTTTAGTAAGTCATATTTATAATATTCAAAGTCTCAGCTTAGATATTATGCTCAATGAGATAGGGTTATTATTAACTGGTGTCATAGTAGCTTTAGGTATGAATCTTCATATACCTAACAAAGAAAAGGAAATAAGAGATATACAATTGGAAGTAGAAGAGTTAATAAAAACCATTCTACACAACATGAAGTTGCAACTATTAAATCAATGTTCTATAGAAGAACAAGAAGATTCCTTAGAAAGGTTAGATCGTATTATATCAAAGGGTTTTGATCATGCTATCAACTTTAATAATAATTTCATATTGAAAGATAATAGCTATTTCATTAAATATTTTCAGATGAGAAGGAAACAATATGAAATTCTTGTAAATATGGAAAAACATTTTGAAAAAATGTTTATTACTGTTGACAAAGCTAAGCTATTAAGTGAGTTTACTGAAAACCTAGCTAACGAATTAAATGAGTGCAATACGGGAGAACACCTTTTAGTAAAGGCAGATTTCATAAAAAAGCATTACCAAGACACTGAATTACCAAAAACAAGAGAAGAATTTGAAAATAGAGCTGTTCTATATCAATATTTCAATGATTTGGTTTACTTTATTGAGATTAAATCAAAATTTATGATGGCAAATTTAGAGATAAAATATTGCAATATAGTATAA
- a CDS encoding heavy metal translocating P-type ATPase → MAYIVIARNIVFDAIKGILGGQLLDENFLMSIASLAAFLIGEYPEAVAVMLFFRVGEIFEHMAVDRSKRSITALLDIKPEFANLKKDNNYVKVSPDKIQIGDIILVKPGEKVPLDGIVIEGQSTIDTSVITGESIPREVDVDNEVLSGSINKTGALTIKVTKLFNESTVSKILDLVEKANAQKAKTEKFITKFARYYTPAVVGGALLLAICPPLILKEPFLPWMYRAAIFLVVSCPCALVISIPLGYFGGIGAASRNGILIKGGNFIEALKDVDTIVFDKTGTLTKGKFKVKEIMAQEGFKEDEVLKIAAHIEHFSNHPIAQSIVEEYSKGLDESKVSNINEIAGKGISAEFEEIQVLVGNKALMKDNNIHISAVNQAGTNIYISKENKHIGTIIIADELKEDTKDGIESLKKMGISNIIMLTGDHKNVADHIGKKIGIDKVYSELLPHEKVEKLELLFNKNNKGKVVFVGDGINDAPVLARADVGIAMGGLGSDAAIEAADVVLMTDEISKIPKAISISKNTNKIVWQNIIFALGVKGIILVLGAVGIANMWSAVFGDVGVATIAILNAMRVLNDK, encoded by the coding sequence ATGGCATACATAGTTATTGCTAGAAATATTGTATTTGACGCTATTAAGGGGATCTTAGGAGGGCAACTATTGGATGAAAACTTCCTAATGTCAATTGCATCCCTTGCAGCATTCCTTATAGGAGAATATCCAGAAGCTGTGGCAGTTATGTTATTTTTCCGAGTAGGTGAGATATTTGAGCATATGGCAGTAGATAGATCAAAGAGATCAATTACTGCTCTATTAGATATTAAACCAGAGTTTGCTAATTTAAAAAAGGATAATAATTATGTGAAAGTTTCTCCTGATAAGATTCAAATTGGAGATATTATTTTAGTTAAACCAGGAGAAAAGGTTCCACTTGATGGAATAGTAATAGAAGGGCAGTCCACTATAGATACTTCTGTAATCACTGGAGAATCTATCCCTAGGGAAGTGGATGTGGATAATGAAGTACTAAGTGGTTCCATAAATAAAACGGGAGCCTTAACTATTAAAGTTACTAAATTATTTAATGAATCAACAGTTTCAAAAATATTGGATTTAGTAGAAAAGGCAAATGCACAAAAGGCCAAGACAGAAAAGTTTATTACGAAATTTGCAAGATACTATACACCAGCAGTAGTAGGTGGAGCCCTATTATTAGCTATTTGTCCTCCACTTATATTAAAGGAACCTTTTTTACCTTGGATGTATAGAGCAGCCATATTCTTAGTTGTATCCTGTCCTTGTGCTTTAGTTATTTCAATCCCACTTGGATACTTTGGTGGTATTGGGGCCGCATCAAGAAATGGTATATTGATAAAGGGTGGAAACTTTATAGAGGCCCTAAAAGATGTAGATACTATTGTATTTGATAAGACGGGAACTCTAACTAAAGGTAAGTTTAAAGTTAAAGAAATAATGGCACAAGAAGGTTTTAAAGAGGATGAAGTATTAAAGATAGCAGCTCATATAGAGCATTTCTCTAATCATCCTATTGCTCAATCAATTGTAGAAGAATATTCTAAAGGTCTAGATGAATCAAAGGTTTCAAATATTAATGAGATAGCAGGGAAAGGTATTTCAGCTGAATTTGAAGAAATTCAAGTACTTGTTGGAAACAAGGCTCTAATGAAAGATAATAACATACATATATCAGCAGTTAACCAAGCTGGAACTAATATATATATTTCAAAGGAAAATAAACATATTGGAACAATCATAATTGCAGATGAATTAAAGGAAGATACTAAAGATGGAATTGAGTCCCTAAAGAAGATGGGCATTTCTAACATTATTATGTTAACAGGTGACCATAAGAATGTGGCTGATCATATAGGAAAGAAGATAGGAATTGATAAAGTATATTCTGAACTATTGCCCCATGAAAAAGTAGAGAAGCTTGAATTATTATTTAATAAGAATAATAAAGGAAAAGTTGTATTTGTTGGAGATGGCATTAATGATGCACCTGTATTGGCAAGGGCTGATGTGGGAATAGCCATGGGTGGTTTAGGATCTGATGCTGCCATTGAAGCGGCAGATGTGGTTTTAATGACAGATGAAATCAGTAAAATTCCTAAGGCCATAAGTATTTCTAAAAATACTAATAAGATAGTATGGCAAAATATTATATTTGCCCTTGGTGTTAAGGGAATTATCCTTGTTCTAGGGGCCGTTGGTATAGCAAATATGTGGAGTGCAGTTTTTGGTGATGTAGGTGTTGCTACTATTGCCATACTAAATGCCATGAGAGTATTAAATGATAAATAG